From the Paraburkholderia sp. PREW-6R genome, one window contains:
- a CDS encoding very short patch repair endonuclease has product MVDIVDSATRSRMMSGIRGRNTKPEILIRSLLHRRGFRFRVDARDLPGRPDIVLPRYRAVVLVHGCFWHGHDCHLFKWPQTRPEFWRDKIGCNRSNDNKVGDALLAQGWRVAVVWECALRGANRDIDGVLQRLVDWLQSDAPRFEERG; this is encoded by the coding sequence ATGGTCGATATCGTCGACAGTGCAACGCGCAGCCGGATGATGTCCGGCATTCGCGGCCGCAACACCAAGCCCGAAATCCTGATCCGCAGCCTCCTGCATCGCCGTGGTTTCCGTTTCCGCGTCGACGCGCGCGATCTGCCCGGCCGCCCCGACATCGTGCTGCCGCGCTACCGCGCCGTGGTGCTGGTGCACGGCTGTTTCTGGCACGGCCACGACTGCCATCTCTTCAAATGGCCGCAAACGCGGCCGGAGTTCTGGCGCGACAAAATCGGCTGCAACCGCAGCAACGACAACAAGGTAGGTGACGCGTTGCTCGCGCAGGGCTGGCGCGTCGCGGTAGTCTGGGAATGCGCTTTGCGTGGCGCCAATCGCGATATAGATGGCGTCTTGCAGCGGCTCGTCGACTGGCTACAAAGCGATGCGCCGCGTTTCGAGGAGCGCGGCTGA